CGCATGCCCGGGGAAGTGTCCGCGGACCTGCAGGAAATCGGCGCGGCCGTCAGCGGGCTTCTTTCGAAACATGCCGATACCCACGGCAGGCGCCTGAGACTGGAAATCGAGCCGGGTACCTTTCTTGTGGCCAATGCTGGCGCGCTTGTGGCGCGCGTCATGGATGTCGTAGACACGGGCGCGGATGGGTACGCGTTCATAAAGATAGACGCGGGAATGACTGACATCCTCCGTCCGGCGCTCTATGGAGCACAACACCCGATAACGCTCGTTCCGGCCGCCGAAGAGGAGCGCGCGGAAGCGGAGTACCTCGTCGCGGGGCATTGTTGTGAAAGCGGCGATGTATTGACCCCTGAACCGGGCAACCCCGAAGGGCTTCTGCCGCGCCGTCTCCAAGAGGCCCGCATTGGCGACCTGCTGGTGGTCGGAGGCGCCGGAGCATACTGCAGCGCCATGTGTTCTAAGAACTACAATTCCTTTCCGGAACCGGCCGAGGTCATGCTGAAGAAAGATGGCGGAATGCAGCTCATCCGAAAGCGGCAGACCCTGGCTCAACTGCTTGCCAACGAGGTTCTACCCTGACAGTTCTTTGTCCGGCCGCGGAAAACGCAGGTGGAGATAGCCGATTCCTGCCGTCATTGCCGACGCCGCAATACCGATGAGCCACCAGGGAAGGCCTGCCTGTCCCGCGGAGAGGTTGCCGATGGCCTGGGCAAGCCTCAGGGGAATCCGCTCAGAGGCGATCAGCACTGCTGTGCCGTTGAAGACAAAATGCGCCAGGATGCCATTCCAGAGCGAGCGTGTCCGCCAAACGACATACGTGAGGACGACACCGGTCAGGCCCGTCAGCACGACACGGTAAATGCTGAGGTGGAATACGCCGAACAGAATGCCAACCGCCGGGATCAAGGCCCAGGAAGGCAGGCGTTTCTCCAGGCCCGACAGGATCGCCCCCCGGAAAAGCAGTTCCTCGCATATGGCCGGCGACACAGCCACCACGGCCAGGAGTACGAAAATATTGGTCTCGCCCACGCGCATCGCCTGAACGTACTGTCTGGAGATTTCTTCGGGCATCGGCAACACGCTGTTGTGCCAAATACCCAATTGAAACGCGAGCACCAGCCACGACAACCCGATCACGAGCGTTGCGATTGCCCCGTCAATCGTGAACGGCCGCAGGCGGAAGGCGTTGAGCAGATCAACCCGCACATACCAGAGCAGTCCGACCGCCGGCAATGCTATCAGCACCCATTCCGTAATCAGCAGGCCGCCCATAAGATTCTTCGACTGCACATAGACGCCCACGTAGAAGATGAGCAGGATGACCAGCGTGTACAACGTCATGGAAATCCCGACGGTGGGCTCCGCACGGGGGCGCAACAGCGAACGGCGCAGGGTAAGAGGAAGGCCCTTGTCTTCGGACAAAATGACGTCTTCGCGCTGGAACAGCCAAGTCGCGCAAACCAGGGAAAGCAACGCATAGATGCTCGTGCTCAGCAAGACGCTGAAAATGGCCTCGGGTGCCGCGCGGTCGGTGAGCAGGTCACGAAACAGCAGGCCAATATTGACGATGGGCACAAACTGCAGAATCGAACCCAGCTCGAGGCCTGGCAAAC
The Candidatus Hydrogenedentota bacterium DNA segment above includes these coding regions:
- a CDS encoding ABC transporter permease subunit/CPBP intramembrane protease, which translates into the protein MKLRTVNAIFLKESLVTLRDKRTLAAMIGIPVILYPALLVITSQVAMMHLASVEESISRVAVRSEQDVTVDRWVEALPRMELVHPKDPEAALLEGEVDAVVVVKQNAGQVLEAGGSLLIVIQYDSTEPQSREAAHRLSEGFRATQNRILENRLASVGISPEFVTPLKLQEVNVAPTARIVGTLLAVMLPMIMVLMVGIGAFYPAVDLTAGEKERGTFEALLSTPATKFEIVCGKFLTVFCISMLTGLLNLASMAMTFTFHLSDLLTKMQVSPEKTPVEFPLGTAFLMIFLLVPLALFVSALMMSVAVLARTFKEAQNYVTPFFLVITIPAGLAGLPGLELGSILQFVPIVNIGLLFRDLLTDRAAPEAIFSVLLSTSIYALLSLVCATWLFQREDVILSEDKGLPLTLRRSLLRPRAEPTVGISMTLYTLVILLIFYVGVYVQSKNLMGGLLITEWVLIALPAVGLLWYVRVDLLNAFRLRPFTIDGAIATLVIGLSWLVLAFQLGIWHNSVLPMPEEISRQYVQAMRVGETNIFVLLAVVAVSPAICEELLFRGAILSGLEKRLPSWALIPAVGILFGVFHLSIYRVVLTGLTGVVLTYVVWRTRSLWNGILAHFVFNGTAVLIASERIPLRLAQAIGNLSAGQAGLPWWLIGIAASAMTAGIGYLHLRFPRPDKELSG